GTGGCTGTTCTTCAATTTTGGAGCAACCCAGCATCTCAGCACCTCACATCCCGATCCATTCAACACTTACGCGGACTGCGCTCACTACGCGATGCAGGCCCAACGCGGAGAAGGTGGCGCTTGGCACTGCGAGTCTGAGCCCCCCGCCTCTCCGCCGTCCCCCTAAGAACCGAAGCCTGCGAGATCAGCGCCGCCGACCCCGCCCTGCCCGCCGCCAGTCCCGCCTCCCGTGCCGCCACCTCCACCGCCTGGCTGGTCAGGAGCGGGTCCGCCGCCAGGGCCACCGCCACCCGTATTACCGGTGCTGCCTTCGGTCATCGAGGCTATCGCGTTGTTCACAATCGCAGTGATCCACGCGGGCGTAGCGCTCGGCGCCGACGCTGCCGGTGCCTGCGTCGAAGTCGGTGAAGGGGCCACCCCAGCAGGAGCACCCGCAAACTGCCCAGTCGGCGGAAGACCACTTGGATTCAACTGGCTCGCGATCTGACTCAAGGGCGCTTTCTGCGCCATGATCTGCTGGATCTGAGGTGGCAACGTCAGGCCGGGAATCGTCGGAGAGATCGCTCGACCCGAAGGCCCCTGCTGAGCCTGGCTGTTTGCCCAACTCATCAGGCCACCAGACTGCGCCGGACTCGGTGCGCCGTTCGCCTGGAGCATGGCGCGAAGTTGGGGCGTGAGCAAAAGTTGTAGCATCAGGCGAGGGTCTAACTGGTACGGTTGTCCGCCCGCTTGCACACCATAGTAGCCGCCCTGGTTTGCCAGTGACATGTTCTCTCTACTCCTCCTGCGGGCTAGAGAAACAAAAAAGCCCCGCTTCCGCTTCACGCGGGCGAGGCGCATCGCTTTTACCGGAGGAGCACGTCCGTAAAACGGGGTGAGGGGTTAGATCAAGGATCGTCCCTGCACTAGGCTCAACTCGAACGGCGGGCGATCAACCCCGCGCGTCGATATGAACTTGATCTTCTACTCTTAGCGTAAACCCTTCCGATGAATCATTCAAGGGGCCGCCGGAAATGCTGTCCCACTCACGCCGCTGCCTTAAGATACTGGACGACTTGCCGCGCCCATCCTGGAGAACACGCAGTCGGGTTCGCGTGCCGAAGTAGGTTCGCTAGACCGATCTTCTCGACGCGACTATAGACGAGCCCGTTGCACGAACCGCAGACTAGGGCTCGCACGGCCTCGCGCACGTCTCCAATCGCATGATCGTGGTCAACTTGGAGCCGCCGCCGACGATGACACATCGCGCACACGCCGCGTTGGCGCTTTCTCAGGATGGCGAGGTCTTCCGGCGTGAGTTGGTATCTCACCCAAAATTGGTGGCGCTTCCAGTAGGCCCGCATCTTCGGCAAACGCTCCTCGCGGTTAGCCGCGTACCATGCGCGAAACGCCTCGCGCTTCCTCTCCCGGTTGGTCATAGTCGTCATCCCCGGTTCCCCGGCATAAAAAGCGCCAGCGTATGACCGAACCGGCCTGTATGCTCTCCGACCTTCTCGACAAATCCGAACTTCAGCAGGTATCCGCACATAGCGCTTCGCACCAAATCAATCGGAAGATTGCCCAACGCTGAAAGAAGGTCCCAGGTCATCGGCGCCGGAGCACCCCCATCCTTGTGCCAACGGAGAGCAAAGAGTCGATCCACTTCTTCACGGACAGCCTTCGCATACCACGGCCAATCCTCGGGAGCGGCCCGAAGAATGTCGCGGCTCACTTTCAACAGCCCTGCTCGCTCATAGAGATCCATTGACCAGAATACGAGCAGTGGCGCGTTCGACTTAGAGATTCCATCCCAGCGCGTGCCCCCCGTGCGAATCGCTGCGTGGACTTCCGGCAGCGAGTAGAAGGGTTTCATGCCCTTTCGGTGCCAATCTCTCAGGCCGATAACGCCGTTGTCCCCTCGATAGATCTGCGCTGACGGGTGCCATTCATCATGTTTAGGAAGGGGGCAGCAGAACGACGAACCTAGAGTGATGCCGTCGGGAAGCCCGAGCACGGGAGCAACGAATGGCAGAGCGGCCTCGCAGGTCGCCATCTCGCGAAGAATCTCACCCGCCTCCTTCCCGGCCCCTTTCAGCGTAGCGGCAAGCGCGGTCAGGTCACTACTGGAGTAGACCGGCGGGGTAGCGGCAGCGTGGGTGACGGGGACTCGGGATGAGTTTAGATCGGGACGGACAAACCGGCTCCACTCTTCCGGCAACGCGGGCAACGAGGCAACGTCATCTAGCGGTGAAATCCAATACCGGCCACGGGAAGGAGGAACGACTGCCAAGGAACCGGCACCCCGCACCTCGACCTGTGGATGCGGCTTCACCGTCCGACACGGCGCAGCCGTCGAGTAGAGACGGTGGGCGCCGCGCCCCTTCGTCCGTGCGAACATGGCCGTATCAGGAAGCCGGAGGCCCTGCCTCTCGACCTCGCGGGGACCGTCCGGCCCGTCGAACTCCACGTCCACGACCGACGCATGAGGCGATCCTAGGATAAGGGCAATATCGTGCGCCGGGTACCGGGTCGCCCACTCCGCGACCTCTTCAGGCGTCTGCCGCCGGGAACGCAGATGACTCCAAGCCGCCCCCTTTGGGGGGAACTTCTGCCCCGGCACGACCGGGACGACGTTGAAGCCCTTGGCGTGGTATTCGAGGGCCGTCTCGAAGAAGGTCGCGCTCATGGCTGGACCCTCGCGCTCTGGAGCCGGAACCCCTGGAAGACTGCCAGCCGGACGGCCTTCCCGGCTCTCCCCCCACACCCCCCACAACTACAACTACATAGCTGAACGCTAGTCATGTAAAGGGGAGGGGATGCCTCGGGGGGACGACCGGGCCTCCGGGTGGGGTAGGTGGCCGACCCTGAACCCGGAGGAGGAAGCACCTCTTGGCGTGAGCCCGCCATAGAGGGCATCTCGGGGGCAGGCTGGACGCTCCGACCGCCGCCCACGCTGGGAGCGGGGAGGGTCCCTCGATGAGTCTGCGAGAGAAGCATCCCTTGGCGCGAGCCTGCCAGGTTGGGGCTGTATAACAACGAACGCGGGGGACAGGCGGCAGCCGTCACGGAAGCGCCTCCCGGAGTTGGCGTCGAACAGAGCGCGGGAGGGCACCGGCCTGCGGGGGCCAGGGTCGAGAGGCGCCTGCGCCGAGGCAGATGAAACTCGGAAGGTCTAGGGGCTCCGGGTGGGTCCTGAAGACTTTCAGTGTGCCGATAGGCCGATGGGCTGATGGCAGACTATCTGATTGACAAACAGTGGAGACTTCCTTATACTGAAGCATGTCAACTTCTCCCTGCTCCGCCGGAGCCGCCCGCATGGCGGCTTTTCGGTTTCCAGCGGAGTCTTCAGAATCACCCCCGGAGTCTCAGTCTTGGAGAACTGAGTGGTACGGGCGCCGTGCCTACCTTCCTGCGATTGCCTCCTCGCGACCGATAGTGGTAGAGTGCTTGCCTGCCCGCTTGGCCCGCCATGCCTGGAGCCGAGCGAGCGCCTTCGGTCGGAAGAGGCGGGTGCCGTTGCTCATGCGGATGTAGTCAACGCGCCCGAGTGCCGCATGATACAAGAGCGCGTTTCGAGTGAGCCCGAGCCGCTTCGCAGCATCGCCACTCGTCAGCAGGTCTACAGCCATTCGTCTATCACCTCGCTTCGACTTGATTCGCCCGTACCGTAGCACACCTGCTGTCAAGGTAGTAGGGTCGGATGGAACAGTTGCTTGGAACCCGTTGCAGGGTGGACGGCGAGGGCCTATAATCTGGTTGTCTTTTTTCATATATCCGAGCCGCTGATCTGCGGTGAGACCTGCTGCAACCGGCCGGGCCGGAAGCGCAGTGATCTCCGGGTAGGCGTGGCTCCATCGGGTGATTGACCCGGAGGAGTGCAGTCCATGGCCGCCCGCCCGGCTCCGCAGCGCAAGTCGAAGTCGTCATTGAATGATCCTGGTATCCGCGAGTTCCTCGATGGGCTCGCTGTCCTGATTGCTCGCCGGATTCTCGCGGAGCGCAGGCGCTCTGAAGCGCTGGAGAGGGAGAAGGCGGCGTGTTGAGCGCGGCGGTATACGCAAGATACAGCAGCGCCCATCAGAAACCCACCTCGATTGACGATCAGGTCGCGCTTTGCCGGAACGTCGCCCCGACATTCGAGTGCGTTGTCCTGGACGATCATATCTACGCCGACCGCGAACTCTCTGGAGCGGTCACTCAGCGCCCAGCGTATACGCGGCTCCTTGAAGCAGCGCAGGCCCGCGCGTTCGACGCCATCATAGTCGAGGGCTCAGACCGCCTCTGGCGCGATACGGCGGAGATGCACAACGCGCTGAAGCGCCTGCGGTTCTGGGGTGTAAAGGTCTTCGCTGTCTCGACGGGTTCTGACCTGACGACGCAGACCGGCAAACTGCTCGCGTCCGTCGTCGGCTGGAAGGACGAGGCGTTCCTCGATGATCTTCGAGATAAGATCCGGCGAGGAATGACGGGGCGTGCGAGGGATGGCTTCTCGGTTGGTGGTCGATGCTACGGCTATACTTCGCAACCGATCTATGACCCGCAGAAGAAGGACCCCTATGGAAACCCCTTCGTAGTCGGCTATCGGCGCGTGATCGAATCCGGCGAGGCTGAGGTCGTTCGGCGCATCTATCACCTCTACACGGGCGGGCTGAGCCCTCGCGATATCACCCACCTGTTCAACCATGAGGGAGTGACGCCGCCCAGGACGGCAGGTGGGCGGATGCTGAACGGATGGACGTATCAAACGCTCATCGGCTCGAAGCATAAAGCTCTCGGCATCCTGCGGAATCCCCTCTACGTGGGGCGCCTCGTCTGGAATCGGACGCGGAAAGTCAGGCATCCAGATACCGGGAAGCGCATTGTCCGGCAGCGACCCGAGAGCGAGTGGATCTGGGCGGACGTGCCGGAACTTCGGATCGTTCCTGATGATCTCTGGAAGGCCGTTCAACTGCGGAGCGCCCAGCAGAGCCACGGTGTCGGCCACAAGACGGGGCGCAGGGTGAAGTACCTCCTCAGCGGGCTTCTGAAGTGCGAGTGTGGTGCGAACTACATCGTGCGGAACAAGAGCCACTACGGATGCGCGGCGCACCACGATAGAGGGCCTGCTGTGTGCAACAACGAGAAGCAGGCGCCACGGGAACACTTGGAGCGCGTCATTCTGGATCGGGTGTTCAATGAGGTCCTCGGGGATCCCGAAGTCATCGCCTACCTGTCGCAGAAGGTGAACGAGGTCCTCGCCAACGCCACGCTACCTGCCGATGAGTTGAGGAAGAAGCATCAGGCCGAACTCGCCCAGGCGCGGCGCGAGTTGACGAACATCGAACGGGCCATCCGCCGGGGACTCGATACCAAGACGACGCGGCGAATGGTCGCGGAGACCGAGGAGCGGATCGCCCGGCTCGAAGCCGCGCTGGCGATCCCCGAAGAGAAGCCGAAGGTGGTCTATCTCCCCAGCGTCGTGGAGGCCTTCGCCCGTGACCTAAAGGGGTCTCTGGAGACCGACCCG
The DNA window shown above is from bacterium and carries:
- a CDS encoding bifunctional DNA primase/polymerase, which translates into the protein MSATFFETALEYHAKGFNVVPVVPGQKFPPKGAAWSHLRSRRQTPEEVAEWATRYPAHDIALILGSPHASVVDVEFDGPDGPREVERQGLRLPDTAMFARTKGRGAHRLYSTAAPCRTVKPHPQVEVRGAGSLAVVPPSRGRYWISPLDDVASLPALPEEWSRFVRPDLNSSRVPVTHAAATPPVYSSSDLTALAATLKGAGKEAGEILREMATCEAALPFVAPVLGLPDGITLGSSFCCPLPKHDEWHPSAQIYRGDNGVIGLRDWHRKGMKPFYSLPEVHAAIRTGGTRWDGISKSNAPLLVFWSMDLYERAGLLKVSRDILRAAPEDWPWYAKAVREEVDRLFALRWHKDGGAPAPMTWDLLSALGNLPIDLVRSAMCGYLLKFGFVEKVGEHTGRFGHTLALFMPGNRG
- a CDS encoding recombinase family protein, with the protein product MSAAVYARYSSAHQKPTSIDDQVALCRNVAPTFECVVLDDHIYADRELSGAVTQRPAYTRLLEAAQARAFDAIIVEGSDRLWRDTAEMHNALKRLRFWGVKVFAVSTGSDLTTQTGKLLASVVGWKDEAFLDDLRDKIRRGMTGRARDGFSVGGRCYGYTSQPIYDPQKKDPYGNPFVVGYRRVIESGEAEVVRRIYHLYTGGLSPRDITHLFNHEGVTPPRTAGGRMLNGWTYQTLIGSKHKALGILRNPLYVGRLVWNRTRKVRHPDTGKRIVRQRPESEWIWADVPELRIVPDDLWKAVQLRSAQQSHGVGHKTGRRVKYLLSGLLKCECGANYIVRNKSHYGCAAHHDRGPAVCNNEKQAPREHLERVILDRVFNEVLGDPEVIAYLSQKVNEVLANATLPADELRKKHQAELAQARRELTNIERAIRRGLDTKTTRRMVAETEERIARLEAALAIPEEKPKVVYLPSVVEAFARDLKGSLETDPDEARRLLGKLLGRITLRRDGEHLKAEFQGHLRGLLDVETMGRTAVPEEGLEPPRV